In Acidobacteriota bacterium, a single genomic region encodes these proteins:
- a CDS encoding TolC family protein, with the protein MPTRAQVCTWIAGFGLVVVPSLAQAQDRTEREVVELIVRDGPRARAIRADSEVTRREQRARLSYPNPAVTYSREGAGFTEFLQAEQSLPIFGARAALSRAGVAATAAAEAERDARLWVLRSEAATAAAQLVAEQARLELAQGHVREVERLIEILRTREREGEGSRFDRLRAEQELRDARQIATTAAVSVVEARAALSALLPRDIALTRIAGGFDPQRTPATAGALIARATSTRAELRALRQLSERATHEAEAARRARLPSPNVFGGMKRADDGSGRETGAVFGLSVSVPLFDAGGRESARWAAERARVDAERASIEYRIRSEIIGASEVLSLRQAALAREQQGAADELVQIAEVAYREGEVGILELLDAVRTASRARIRSIDLRREARMAQIALERAVGDALWP; encoded by the coding sequence ATGCCGACCCGAGCCCAGGTCTGTACCTGGATCGCTGGATTCGGCCTGGTCGTCGTGCCGTCGTTGGCGCAGGCCCAGGATCGAACCGAGCGCGAAGTTGTGGAGTTGATCGTGCGCGATGGGCCCCGGGCGCGGGCGATCCGCGCGGATTCGGAGGTCACCCGGCGCGAGCAACGTGCGCGGCTCTCGTACCCGAATCCCGCGGTGACGTACAGCCGAGAGGGCGCCGGCTTCACAGAGTTCCTTCAGGCCGAGCAGTCGCTCCCGATCTTCGGTGCTCGCGCGGCCCTGTCCCGAGCCGGTGTTGCGGCCACGGCGGCCGCCGAGGCAGAGCGGGATGCGCGGCTCTGGGTCCTTCGTTCGGAAGCCGCGACCGCCGCCGCCCAGCTCGTCGCCGAACAGGCGCGGCTCGAATTGGCTCAGGGACACGTGCGCGAAGTGGAACGGCTGATCGAGATCCTCCGCACGCGCGAGCGTGAAGGGGAGGGCTCTCGCTTCGATCGCCTGCGCGCGGAGCAGGAGCTCCGTGACGCGCGCCAGATCGCCACGACGGCAGCGGTCTCAGTCGTCGAAGCGCGCGCGGCGCTTTCCGCCTTACTGCCGCGCGACATCGCGCTGACGAGAATCGCCGGCGGCTTCGACCCACAGCGGACACCCGCGACCGCAGGCGCGCTGATCGCAAGGGCGACCTCGACGCGGGCAGAACTTCGGGCCCTTCGGCAATTGAGCGAGCGCGCAACGCACGAAGCCGAGGCGGCTCGCCGCGCGAGACTTCCCTCGCCGAACGTGTTCGGGGGCATGAAGCGAGCAGACGACGGGTCGGGACGTGAGACCGGCGCTGTCTTCGGCCTGAGCGTGTCGGTTCCGCTGTTCGATGCGGGCGGACGCGAATCCGCCAGATGGGCGGCCGAACGTGCGCGTGTCGACGCGGAACGGGCGTCCATCGAATACCGCATCCGCAGCGAGATCATCGGTGCTTCAGAGGTGCTCTCGCTGCGCCAGGCGGCGCTCGCCCGGGAACAGCAAGGCGCCGCCGACGAGCTCGTGCAGATCGCCGAGGTCGCCTACCGCGAAGGCGAAGTCGGGATCCTCGAATTGCTCGACGCGGTTCGAACGGCATCACGAGCGCGGATTCGCAGTATCGATTTACGACGTGAGGCGCGCATGGCACAGATCGCCCTGGAACGCGCAGTAGGAGACGCATTGTGGCCCTGA
- a CDS encoding efflux RND transporter periplasmic adaptor subunit has translation MALKRLCSVFVISIAAAGCGRSATPAAAPEEPEALSVTRWTDKTELFAEYPPLVVGGTSRFAIHLTRLDSFKALAEGNVEVRLRGGAGQPEVFRADAPSRPGIFGVDVKPAQAGKRELVIVLKAKGLSDEHRAGEVDVHPDVEAAHAAAGGGGENAPGISFLKEQQWSLDFGTAVVKEQAVRESIRVSARLEARPGGAADVVAPIDGRLTRVVEVPLGASVSRGQELARMLPPPSLPGDLPQLQRARAEAQSALALARRDRERAERLTTAGAAPEKRLDEARSAEEQAKARFAAAEASLAQYNAARAGGAADAEGTFVVRAPVSGVIARRDATTGANISAGTVLFRVVDASQVHVVGQVPEAEAARARLARAAEIGIAGQPDRLPAGRLISIGKVLESPTRTLPMTFALDNRTLGIPVGQAVFLHLLMDTTPLRPVVPVAAVVDDAGRPIVFVQREGETFERRAVRLGPRSGDVVQITEGVKPGDRVVTKGAYLVRLASLSTSVPAHGHVH, from the coding sequence GTGGCCCTGAAACGTCTGTGCTCGGTGTTCGTGATCAGCATTGCCGCGGCGGGCTGCGGTCGTTCCGCCACGCCGGCAGCCGCCCCAGAGGAACCCGAGGCGCTCAGTGTGACGCGGTGGACCGACAAGACGGAGCTGTTTGCCGAGTATCCGCCGCTTGTGGTCGGTGGCACATCGCGTTTCGCGATTCACCTCACGCGGCTCGACTCCTTCAAGGCGCTCGCCGAGGGAAACGTCGAAGTGCGCCTGCGAGGCGGCGCTGGCCAGCCGGAGGTATTCCGCGCGGATGCGCCTTCTCGTCCGGGGATCTTCGGAGTGGACGTGAAGCCCGCACAGGCTGGAAAGCGCGAGCTCGTCATCGTGCTGAAGGCCAAGGGGCTCAGCGATGAGCACCGCGCCGGCGAAGTCGATGTGCACCCAGACGTTGAAGCTGCACACGCCGCGGCCGGAGGCGGCGGCGAGAACGCACCGGGCATCAGCTTCCTCAAGGAGCAGCAGTGGAGCCTGGACTTCGGGACCGCAGTGGTGAAGGAACAGGCGGTCCGTGAATCCATTCGTGTCTCTGCGCGACTCGAGGCGAGGCCCGGCGGCGCGGCAGACGTGGTCGCGCCCATTGATGGTCGCCTGACGCGGGTCGTGGAAGTGCCGCTTGGAGCGAGCGTGTCACGCGGCCAGGAGCTCGCGCGAATGCTGCCTCCGCCGTCTCTGCCGGGGGACCTTCCGCAGCTCCAGCGAGCGCGCGCGGAAGCGCAAAGTGCCCTGGCGCTTGCGAGACGCGATCGCGAACGGGCCGAACGTCTGACGACTGCCGGTGCAGCCCCCGAGAAGCGACTGGACGAGGCTCGGTCCGCCGAGGAACAGGCGAAGGCCCGTTTTGCTGCGGCTGAAGCCAGCCTGGCGCAGTACAACGCCGCGCGGGCTGGCGGCGCGGCGGACGCGGAGGGAACGTTCGTCGTTCGGGCCCCGGTCAGCGGCGTGATCGCCCGGCGCGACGCGACGACGGGTGCCAACATCTCCGCGGGAACGGTCTTGTTTCGGGTGGTCGATGCGTCGCAGGTCCACGTGGTGGGGCAGGTTCCCGAAGCGGAGGCGGCGCGCGCCCGGCTCGCGCGCGCGGCCGAGATCGGGATCGCCGGGCAGCCCGACCGCTTACCGGCCGGTCGTCTCATCAGCATTGGGAAGGTGCTTGAGTCTCCAACCCGCACGCTGCCGATGACCTTCGCCCTCGATAACCGGACACTTGGGATCCCTGTCGGTCAAGCCGTCTTCCTGCACCTGTTGATGGACACCACACCGCTGCGGCCTGTCGTTCCGGTGGCGGCAGTCGTGGACGATGCCGGACGTCCGATCGTGTTCGTGCAGCGCGAGGGCGAGACGTTCGAGCGCCGTGCGGTGAGGCTGGGACCGCGAAGCGGCGACGTGGTGCAGATCACGGAAGGCGTGAAGCCGGGCGATCGAGTCGTCACGAAAGGTGCCTATCTCGTGCGGCTCGCGTCGTTGTCAACGTCGGTGCCCGCGCACGGGCATGTGCACTAG
- a CDS encoding beta-lactamase family protein has product MSKSRTHTLLALIVVAVGLLLAAILGLFAYMSVTATPLHPDPQSVPSVTHSAPSRKWADAVERGRQIMRAGLTEQNLPGLSVAVGADGDIVWAEGFGWADLENRVPVTPNLRFRIGTASKALTSAAVGLLLEKDRLKLDEVIQTYVRAFPEKQWPVTLRQLMGHLAGVRNDAGDEEPLSVRCERTVEGLQRFAERRLLFEPGTQYRYSSYGWILVSAAVEAAADKPFFSFMRKQIFEPLGMDDTSADSATEPLLDRATFYFPRFAADPRYGPQAPREVDYSCFAGSGAFLSTPADLVRFGMAINSGKLLQPATVRLLQAPQRLASGQETGYGLGWDLETVALAGEHTRLTGHDGELMGGMVASFMTFPERGIVVAVTSNISFANTSSLALSIAQAFAEQARSPARK; this is encoded by the coding sequence GTGTCGAAGAGTCGGACCCACACCTTGCTCGCGCTGATCGTCGTGGCCGTCGGCCTGCTGCTCGCGGCGATTCTGGGGCTTTTTGCGTACATGAGCGTCACTGCGACGCCCCTGCACCCGGACCCGCAGAGCGTGCCATCCGTTACCCATTCGGCCCCATCGCGGAAATGGGCCGACGCGGTGGAACGCGGGCGACAAATCATGCGCGCGGGCCTCACCGAGCAGAACCTGCCGGGGCTTTCGGTGGCGGTCGGTGCAGATGGCGACATCGTGTGGGCGGAAGGCTTCGGCTGGGCGGATCTCGAGAACCGGGTGCCTGTCACGCCGAATCTTCGGTTCAGGATCGGCACCGCCTCCAAGGCGCTCACGTCGGCCGCGGTCGGACTGCTGCTGGAGAAGGACCGGCTGAAGCTCGACGAGGTGATTCAGACGTACGTGCGTGCGTTCCCGGAGAAACAGTGGCCCGTCACACTGCGCCAGTTGATGGGGCATCTGGCCGGCGTCAGGAACGACGCCGGTGACGAGGAGCCGCTGTCGGTGCGCTGCGAGCGGACGGTCGAAGGGCTGCAGCGCTTTGCGGAGCGCCGGTTGCTGTTCGAGCCGGGGACCCAATACCGCTATTCGAGCTACGGCTGGATCCTGGTGAGCGCGGCCGTCGAGGCCGCCGCGGACAAGCCGTTCTTCTCGTTCATGCGGAAGCAGATCTTCGAGCCGCTGGGCATGGACGACACGAGTGCCGACTCGGCGACCGAGCCGCTCCTGGATCGGGCCACTTTCTACTTCCCGAGGTTCGCGGCGGATCCCCGCTACGGCCCGCAGGCGCCGCGCGAGGTCGACTATTCCTGCTTCGCGGGATCCGGCGCGTTCCTGTCCACCCCGGCCGACCTGGTGCGCTTCGGCATGGCGATCAACAGCGGCAAGCTGCTGCAACCCGCCACGGTCCGATTGCTCCAGGCGCCGCAGCGACTGGCCTCGGGGCAGGAGACGGGTTACGGTCTTGGCTGGGACCTCGAAACCGTCGCGCTCGCGGGCGAACACACGCGCCTGACCGGCCACGACGGGGAGTTGATGGGCGGGATGGTGGCGTCTTTCATGACGTTTCCCGAACGTGGAATCGTCGTGGCCGTGACGTCGAACATCTCGTTCGCCAACACCTCGTCTCTTGCGTTGAGCATCGCGCAGGCCTTCGCGGAACAGGCGAGAAGCCCAGCCCGCAAGTGA
- a CDS encoding MASE1 domain-containing protein yields the protein MIGRRIHRDIAVWSALGAVYFAAGKLGLKLAFVHASATAVWPPTGIALAALLLLGLRAWPGILLGAFLVNVTTAGTVATSGAIAVGNTLEALIGAALVNRFANGRHAFRRAEGVLRFCLFAALASTVVSATLGPASLSVSGAADWRDYRGIWLTWWVGDAVAAVVVTPVLVLWSTPPWLAGGRRQALEAAAVLATLIFGALVVFAGWSPFTTKNYPLEFLCIPPLIWAAVRFGPREAATGTLALSAIAIWGTLHGFGPFARASHNESLLLLQAFMGAVGMMALAIGAVVSERRDAEHLLHGLNDTLEQRVRERTAELGVANAALRASEGRLSGIVEIAQDAIITVDERQHITLFNQGAERIFGYTAPEALGQPLHLLLPARVVAAHAEHVKHFAQSPDTARLMGERREILGRRKDGSEFPAEASISRLVHDKQTVFTAILRDVTERKRLEEQLRQAQKLEGIGRLAGGIAHDFNNLLTAIFGYTDLLLAGLSEDDPRASDMREIRRAAASGAALTRQLLAFSRKQILQPALLDLNLAVLNQERLLRRLIGENIAVVLQLEPALGRVHADPTQIDQVIVNLAVNARDAMPHGGTLTIATAHVDVGEAAARANSWVVPGRYVRLRINDTGHGMTPEVQAHLFEPFYTTKASGQGTGLGLSTVYGIVKQSGGFISVESTPGTGTTFLIDLPRVEALAPATEAPRRELVSTAGAETILLVEDDDHVRDLARRALEQQGYTVIVARNPREALLTYTDHGRRIALVLTDVVMPGMSGAALAERLTRVRPDLKVLYMSGYTEDAIVHHGVLRTGVAFLPKPFTPETLARKVRDFLDTETWSQPPPE from the coding sequence GTGATCGGGCGACGCATCCATCGGGACATCGCCGTGTGGAGCGCGCTTGGCGCGGTGTATTTTGCCGCGGGCAAGCTGGGTTTGAAGCTGGCGTTTGTCCACGCGAGCGCGACGGCCGTGTGGCCTCCGACCGGCATTGCGCTCGCCGCATTGCTCCTGCTGGGTCTGCGTGCCTGGCCAGGGATCTTGCTCGGGGCGTTCTTGGTGAACGTCACCACGGCGGGCACGGTGGCCACCTCGGGCGCCATTGCCGTGGGGAACACTTTAGAAGCGCTGATCGGCGCAGCGCTCGTGAACAGGTTCGCCAATGGCCGCCACGCCTTCAGGCGAGCCGAGGGTGTTCTGAGGTTCTGCCTGTTTGCGGCGCTGGCCAGCACGGTCGTGAGTGCCACGCTCGGTCCGGCCAGCCTGTCGGTGAGCGGGGCGGCAGATTGGCGCGACTACCGCGGGATCTGGCTCACATGGTGGGTCGGTGATGCCGTTGCGGCGGTGGTCGTGACGCCCGTCCTGGTTCTCTGGAGCACCCCTCCTTGGCTTGCGGGGGGTCGTCGCCAGGCGCTCGAAGCGGCGGCCGTGCTGGCGACGCTGATATTCGGCGCCTTGGTCGTCTTTGCCGGCTGGTCGCCTTTCACGACGAAGAATTATCCGCTGGAATTCCTCTGCATTCCTCCGCTGATCTGGGCGGCCGTTCGCTTTGGCCCGCGGGAGGCCGCGACCGGCACGCTTGCGCTGTCGGCGATCGCGATCTGGGGCACGCTGCATGGTTTCGGACCCTTCGCGAGGGCGTCCCATAACGAATCGCTGCTCCTCCTGCAGGCGTTCATGGGCGCCGTGGGCATGATGGCGCTGGCCATTGGCGCAGTCGTGTCGGAGCGCCGAGACGCGGAGCATCTTCTGCATGGACTGAACGACACCCTTGAGCAGCGCGTGCGCGAGCGCACGGCGGAACTGGGCGTCGCCAATGCAGCGCTGCGGGCCTCCGAGGGGCGGCTGAGCGGCATCGTTGAGATTGCGCAGGACGCCATTATCACCGTTGACGAGCGGCAGCACATCACGCTGTTTAATCAGGGTGCCGAGCGCATATTCGGCTACACCGCTCCGGAAGCGCTGGGGCAGCCGCTGCATCTGTTGTTGCCGGCTCGAGTCGTGGCCGCGCACGCCGAGCACGTCAAGCACTTCGCCCAGTCGCCGGACACGGCCCGCCTCATGGGGGAGCGGCGGGAGATTCTCGGCCGACGCAAGGATGGGAGCGAGTTCCCGGCCGAGGCCTCGATATCCAGGCTCGTCCACGACAAGCAGACCGTTTTCACGGCGATTCTGCGCGACGTGACCGAGCGCAAGCGGCTCGAAGAGCAGCTGCGGCAGGCACAGAAGCTGGAAGGTATCGGGCGACTGGCAGGCGGCATCGCGCACGATTTCAACAACCTGCTGACGGCCATCTTCGGCTATACCGACCTGTTGCTCGCAGGCCTGAGCGAGGACGACCCGCGTGCGTCCGACATGCGTGAAATCCGACGGGCGGCGGCGAGCGGTGCCGCGCTGACTCGCCAGCTGCTGGCGTTCAGCCGCAAACAAATCCTGCAACCGGCGCTCCTGGACCTGAACCTCGCGGTGCTGAACCAGGAGCGCCTGTTACGGCGGCTGATCGGCGAGAACATCGCCGTCGTCCTGCAGCTCGAGCCTGCGTTAGGACGTGTGCACGCCGACCCAACGCAGATCGACCAGGTCATCGTGAACCTGGCGGTCAACGCGCGTGACGCGATGCCCCACGGCGGCACGCTGACGATCGCGACGGCCCACGTCGATGTGGGTGAGGCCGCGGCGCGTGCCAACAGTTGGGTCGTGCCCGGACGCTACGTGCGTCTGCGGATCAACGATACCGGGCACGGGATGACGCCCGAGGTCCAGGCGCACCTCTTCGAACCCTTCTACACGACGAAGGCCTCGGGCCAGGGTACCGGCCTGGGACTGTCGACGGTGTACGGGATCGTCAAGCAAAGCGGCGGGTTTATCTCCGTGGAGAGCACGCCTGGGACAGGCACGACGTTTCTCATCGATCTGCCGCGCGTGGAAGCGCTCGCGCCCGCGACCGAAGCGCCCCGACGCGAGCTCGTCTCAACGGCGGGCGCCGAGACGATCTTGCTCGTGGAGGACGACGACCATGTACGCGATCTGGCTCGGCGAGCACTGGAGCAGCAAGGCTACACCGTCATCGTTGCCAGAAACCCCCGCGAGGCCCTCCTCACCTACACCGACCACGGCCGGCGCATCGCGCTCGTGCTCACCGATGTCGTGATGCCAGGTATGAGCGGCGCCGCACTCGCGGAGCGGCTGACGCGCGTCCGTCCGGACCTCAAGGTGCTCTATATGTCGGGCTACACTGAAGACGCCATTGTCCATCACGGCGTCTTGCGCACCGGCGTAGCCTTCCTTCCGAAACCGTTCACGCCCGAAACCCTGGCGCGGAAGGTCCGTGACTTCTTGGATACGGAAACGTGGAGCCAGCCGCCACCCGAGTGA
- a CDS encoding efflux RND transporter permease subunit, protein MIDGLIRWSLSHRTIVVALAAAFLVWGGWTATRIPLDVLPDLTAPTVTILAEAPGMDPLEIESLVTFPIESALNGAAGVRRVRSATAVGVAVVWVEFDWGRDINRARQTVTEKLTLVSGSLPPNVEPPFLAPVSSIMGEVLFIDLESDRHSPLELRTVAETVVRRRLLAVPGVSQVIATGGEQKQYEVVVDPARLAAHQVTLGEVEEALTAANRNATAGFQVAQGQEYLVRGVGRLGDIDAIASVSVKTADAAPVLIRDIAIVREGAAIRRGEGSHNAKPAVIVGIQKQPGVNTLELTGRIDTTLEDVQRALPQGMQIHRDLFRQADFIEQSLDNLFTAFIEGAALVILVVVVFLIDVRAAVITLLALPLSLVAAVIAMDRFGLTINSMSLGGLAIAIGELVDDAIIDVENVVRRLRENAARPEAERLPVLEIVYRASTEIRNSVVFATVIVALVFLPLFMLSSVEGRLLRPLGFGYVVALTASLLVALTVTPALCSWLLPNSRLVASGTEPRLTQRLKAAYERWLGHAFRYRRTVLATAAALLVAALAGILAAGRSFLPGFNEGALTVSAVTIPGTSLADSNALGNGLERLLLSVPEVTSTARRTGRAELDEHVQGVESAEIDVRLEMKERSREAVLEEMRQKVSLLPGTNVTIGQPISHRIDHMLSGTRANIAVKIFGDDLPTLRQLAGQVQREMSRVAGVVDLATEQQTDIPTLKVRVDPAAAARQGLATGTVADALQTARVGRAVGQILEGQIAFPLVVRYAVDNSAALESIGTTQIQTPDRRQISLSSVASVQEDRGPNFVMRENVQRRIVVHSNVSGRDLRSVVNDIQARVGQNVRLPEGFRIEYGGQFESEAQASRQLLWLSLGVVIAIFFILSAAFGSSRDGLLIMLNLPLALIGGVLGVYLSGGVLSVASIVGFITLFGIATRNGIMLVSHIRHIQEQEGVTDFRTAVVRGATERLVPILMTALAAGLALVPIALSAGEPGSEIQAPMAMVIMFGLLSSTALNMIVVPILYERFGRPAASAAPA, encoded by the coding sequence ATGATTGACGGACTCATTCGCTGGTCGCTCAGCCACCGCACGATCGTCGTGGCCCTTGCCGCTGCTTTCCTTGTGTGGGGCGGTTGGACGGCAACGCGGATCCCTTTGGACGTGCTCCCGGATCTCACCGCTCCCACGGTGACCATCCTCGCGGAGGCGCCCGGGATGGATCCGTTGGAGATTGAATCGCTCGTCACCTTCCCCATCGAATCCGCGCTGAACGGTGCGGCGGGCGTGCGGCGCGTCCGTTCCGCCACCGCGGTGGGCGTGGCCGTGGTGTGGGTCGAGTTCGATTGGGGTCGGGACATCAACCGTGCCCGTCAGACCGTCACGGAGAAGCTGACGCTCGTCTCGGGTTCCTTGCCGCCGAACGTCGAGCCGCCATTCCTCGCCCCGGTTTCTTCGATCATGGGCGAGGTGCTGTTCATTGACCTCGAATCGGACCGGCACTCGCCGCTGGAGCTCCGCACCGTCGCGGAAACTGTCGTCCGCCGTCGTCTCCTCGCGGTGCCGGGGGTGTCGCAGGTGATCGCCACTGGCGGCGAGCAGAAACAATACGAGGTCGTGGTCGATCCGGCGCGCCTGGCAGCTCACCAGGTCACCTTGGGGGAAGTTGAAGAAGCGTTGACCGCCGCGAACAGGAACGCGACCGCGGGCTTTCAGGTGGCGCAGGGGCAGGAATACCTCGTACGCGGCGTCGGACGTCTGGGCGACATCGATGCGATTGCGTCGGTCAGCGTGAAGACAGCGGATGCAGCCCCCGTACTCATCCGCGACATCGCAATCGTTCGTGAAGGGGCCGCAATCAGGCGGGGTGAGGGCTCGCACAACGCCAAGCCGGCCGTGATCGTAGGGATCCAGAAACAGCCCGGCGTGAACACGCTGGAATTGACCGGGCGAATCGACACCACCCTGGAAGACGTTCAACGTGCCCTACCACAAGGGATGCAGATCCACCGCGATCTGTTCAGGCAGGCGGACTTCATCGAGCAATCGCTGGATAACCTGTTCACGGCGTTCATCGAGGGTGCCGCCCTCGTCATCCTCGTAGTCGTTGTGTTTCTGATAGACGTGCGAGCCGCGGTCATTACACTGCTGGCACTGCCGTTGTCGCTCGTTGCCGCGGTCATTGCGATGGACCGCTTTGGTCTCACGATCAACAGCATGAGCCTGGGTGGCCTCGCGATCGCCATTGGCGAACTGGTGGACGATGCGATCATCGACGTTGAGAACGTCGTCCGGCGGCTACGTGAGAATGCCGCCAGACCAGAAGCAGAGCGTTTGCCGGTGCTCGAGATCGTGTATCGCGCCAGCACGGAGATCCGGAACTCTGTCGTATTCGCCACCGTCATCGTCGCGCTCGTCTTTCTCCCGCTGTTCATGCTGAGCAGTGTCGAAGGGCGCCTGCTGCGGCCGCTTGGATTTGGGTATGTCGTCGCGTTGACGGCATCCCTCCTCGTGGCGCTCACGGTCACGCCGGCGTTGTGCTCGTGGCTGTTGCCCAACTCCCGCTTGGTTGCGTCAGGGACGGAGCCACGACTGACGCAGCGGCTCAAAGCCGCGTACGAGCGATGGTTGGGTCACGCGTTCAGATATCGGCGAACAGTATTGGCCACTGCTGCAGCGCTGCTGGTTGCTGCGCTCGCCGGCATCTTGGCAGCAGGACGGTCCTTTCTGCCCGGATTCAACGAAGGCGCGTTGACAGTCAGCGCCGTCACCATCCCGGGGACGAGCCTGGCAGACTCGAATGCGCTGGGCAATGGGCTCGAACGCTTGCTGCTGAGCGTTCCGGAGGTCACGTCCACGGCCCGTCGAACCGGACGCGCGGAGCTGGATGAACACGTGCAGGGCGTGGAGTCCGCCGAAATAGACGTCCGCCTCGAGATGAAGGAACGTTCGCGCGAAGCCGTTCTCGAGGAGATGCGGCAAAAGGTGTCGCTGCTCCCGGGCACGAACGTCACGATTGGCCAGCCGATCTCGCATCGCATCGACCACATGCTGTCCGGGACCCGTGCCAATATCGCCGTGAAGATCTTTGGCGACGATCTGCCGACCCTGCGACAGCTGGCCGGCCAGGTACAACGCGAGATGTCGCGCGTCGCCGGAGTCGTCGACCTTGCGACGGAGCAGCAGACCGACATCCCGACGCTGAAGGTCCGGGTCGATCCGGCGGCAGCTGCACGACAGGGACTCGCGACCGGCACTGTCGCCGACGCTCTGCAAACGGCGCGAGTGGGGCGCGCCGTCGGTCAAATCCTCGAGGGGCAAATCGCTTTTCCCCTCGTGGTCCGCTACGCCGTCGATAACTCAGCCGCGCTCGAGTCCATCGGCACCACGCAAATTCAGACGCCGGACCGCAGGCAGATTTCGCTGTCCTCGGTCGCGTCAGTTCAGGAAGACCGCGGACCGAATTTCGTGATGCGCGAAAACGTCCAGCGCCGAATCGTGGTGCACAGCAACGTGTCCGGACGAGACCTCCGCAGCGTGGTCAACGACATCCAGGCGCGCGTCGGACAGAACGTTCGGCTGCCGGAGGGCTTCCGCATCGAATATGGCGGGCAATTCGAGAGCGAGGCGCAGGCCTCGCGTCAGCTGCTCTGGCTCTCGCTGGGTGTCGTGATCGCGATCTTCTTCATTCTGTCCGCAGCATTCGGATCGTCGCGAGACGGGCTCTTGATCATGCTGAACCTCCCGCTCGCGTTGATCGGCGGCGTGCTGGGCGTGTACTTGTCGGGCGGGGTCCTGTCCGTCGCCTCAATCGTTGGATTCATCACGCTCTTCGGGATTGCGACGCGGAACGGCATCATGCTCGTGTCACACATCCGGCATATTCAGGAGCAGGAAGGCGTCACGGACTTTCGAACGGCCGTTGTTCGTGGCGCGACCGAACGCCTCGTGCCGATTCTGATGACGGCACTCGCGGCGGGACTGGCGCTGGTTCCGATCGCGCTGTCCGCCGGGGAGCCCGGCAGCGAGATTCAAGCGCCGATGGCGATGGTCATCATGTTCGGACTCCTCAGTTCGACGGCGCTGAACATGATCGTCGTCCCAATCCTTTACGAACGGTTTGGCCGTCCTGCCGCATCGGCGGCACCGGCATGA